A portion of the Adhaeribacter radiodurans genome contains these proteins:
- a CDS encoding tail fiber domain-containing protein, protein MKKALLLLVLISATSGIISDNAYAQQNWLVGGNSLTGVGRIGSISNNSIIFLTNNEDRGRVTNAGLWGFGTTEPNAKVHINSALGQIPLRIQINGTTKFLAHNNGGLSIGGFDNPPTNGLYAAGRVGFGTPVPLAKLHVNHNSTASAPHLFLFENDSDYARLHFGNTSTSNYFAIAALPAVNNAASKLNFRYSATGDILTVQGNGKVGVNTTAPLTDLHVRHGIGSGNTDGLRVANSGANNENWTFYVLNSTGALELYENGQFRGSFDDVSGVYTAASDLKMKKDIEKSDVVLPKVLQLGVKKYHFQKNAPADDKYYGMIAQEVEKIFPEVVHHQKADDGSEHYTMDYSAFGVLAIKAIQEQQQTISSLTERIAKLEATLGTNNNSNFVNTDLIGASLEQNQPNPFNQITTFRYTLPIGTNGLLKIYEATSGKLVKTLPAPASGQVQVNAQDLKAGTYVYTLVVNGKVAASKQMLIVQ, encoded by the coding sequence ATGAAAAAAGCCTTACTTCTTCTGGTACTTATTAGTGCAACCAGCGGCATTATCTCGGATAATGCTTATGCGCAGCAAAATTGGTTAGTAGGCGGCAATAGCTTAACTGGTGTGGGCAGAATTGGGTCGATCAGCAATAATTCAATTATATTCCTGACTAATAACGAGGATCGGGGCCGGGTAACAAATGCGGGTTTGTGGGGTTTTGGCACAACCGAACCTAACGCGAAAGTTCACATTAATAGTGCCTTAGGGCAAATTCCTTTACGCATACAAATTAACGGTACCACTAAATTCTTAGCGCACAACAATGGCGGACTTTCTATCGGTGGTTTTGATAATCCGCCGACTAATGGCTTGTATGCGGCGGGTAGAGTAGGATTTGGTACACCTGTTCCTTTAGCTAAACTCCACGTGAATCATAACAGTACCGCTAGTGCTCCGCACTTATTTTTGTTTGAAAATGATTCAGATTATGCCCGCTTACACTTTGGCAATACCAGTACCTCAAATTACTTTGCTATAGCTGCTCTACCGGCAGTGAATAATGCGGCTTCTAAACTTAATTTCCGCTACAGTGCTACCGGCGACATTTTAACGGTTCAAGGTAACGGTAAAGTGGGCGTAAATACAACTGCGCCTCTTACTGATTTGCATGTTCGTCATGGTATAGGTTCCGGCAACACCGATGGCTTACGAGTAGCTAACAGCGGTGCTAATAATGAAAACTGGACCTTTTACGTGTTAAACAGCACCGGCGCTTTGGAGTTGTATGAAAATGGCCAATTCAGGGGTTCTTTCGACGATGTTTCCGGGGTGTACACGGCCGCTTCGGATTTAAAAATGAAAAAAGATATCGAGAAATCCGATGTGGTTTTACCGAAAGTACTGCAACTCGGCGTTAAAAAGTACCATTTTCAAAAGAACGCTCCCGCCGATGATAAATACTACGGAATGATTGCCCAGGAGGTAGAAAAAATTTTTCCGGAAGTAGTACACCACCAAAAGGCCGATGATGGTAGCGAACATTATACCATGGATTACAGTGCATTTGGAGTGTTGGCCATTAAAGCCATTCAGGAGCAGCAACAAACCATTAGCTCCTTAACCGAACGAATTGCTAAATTAGAAGCTACTTTGGGCACTAACAACAATTCTAATTTCGTAAATACCGATTTAATTGGAGCCTCGCTGGAGCAAAATCAACCCAATCCTTTTAATCAGATTACCACCTTCCGGTACACCTTGCCGATTGGTACGAATGGCTTGCTAAAAATTTATGAAGCTACTTCGGGTAAATTAGTTAAAACTTTGCCTGCCCCAGCTAGTGGTCAGGTGCAGGTAAACGCTCAGGATTTAAAAGCCGGTACTTACGTGTATACTTTGGTGGTAAACGGTAAAGTGGCCGCTTCGAAGCAAATGTTAATCGTGCAATAA
- a CDS encoding LytR/AlgR family response regulator transcription factor encodes MPAELTPLQPLPVYHDKWIRIIGIPVITAFGYYLTYDDIQFNSWFVYEVLSDAVKIFLVWQMVRLIITQLDKHYPWQQNFVVRLVIQIIATCVTGILSLSILVLLEYRFIRPYQMEHYWSLDVIIALIFLLFINGIYIGLYFYDSYLYTQSEKESLVQVLQQETSVNHEHLLVRSGKKEIRVPYPEISCAYSEAKETYLLTADNKTYLLDLSLDRLEEQLPESLFFRANRKFILTADLIESFTTETHGKLTVQLKPHSKLPESFTISRDKAPAFRRWLKR; translated from the coding sequence ATGCCTGCTGAATTAACTCCGTTACAGCCGCTTCCTGTTTACCACGATAAATGGATTCGAATTATAGGCATTCCGGTTATAACCGCCTTTGGCTATTACCTCACCTACGACGATATCCAATTTAATAGTTGGTTTGTGTATGAGGTGCTAAGTGACGCTGTCAAGATATTTTTAGTCTGGCAAATGGTAAGATTAATCATAACCCAGCTCGATAAACACTATCCGTGGCAACAAAACTTCGTAGTGCGGCTGGTTATTCAGATTATAGCAACTTGTGTTACGGGTATTTTATCCCTTAGTATTTTAGTTTTATTGGAATACCGCTTTATTCGGCCTTACCAAATGGAGCATTACTGGAGCCTGGATGTTATAATTGCTTTAATATTTTTACTATTTATTAATGGCATCTACATCGGCTTGTACTTTTATGATTCTTACCTGTATACCCAATCAGAAAAAGAGTCATTAGTGCAGGTGTTACAGCAAGAAACTTCGGTTAACCACGAACATTTGCTGGTTAGGTCCGGAAAAAAAGAAATACGGGTACCGTACCCCGAAATAAGCTGTGCTTACTCCGAAGCCAAAGAAACTTATTTGCTTACCGCCGATAATAAAACCTACCTGCTGGATTTATCTTTGGATCGCCTGGAAGAACAACTGCCCGAGAGTCTATTTTTCCGGGCAAACCGTAAGTTTATTTTAACCGCCGATCTGATAGAAAGCTTTACCACCGAAACCCACGGGAAACTTACGGTTCAACTTAAGCCTCATTCCAAATTACCCGAAAGCTTTACCATTAGCCGCGATAAAGCTCCCGCGTTCCGGCGCTGGCTGAAACGTTAA
- a CDS encoding serine hydrolase domain-containing protein, with translation MKPLLLQLAWSLIFLLSLGIFNSTQAQTISPPLQAHIDSLFLTWNSTKTPGTVIAVIRDGQVLYQRAYGMANIKKKEPLTTNHSFWIASMAKQFTAMSIALLEEQGKLCASDDIRKYLPELPDLGETVRIEHLIHHTSGLRDGFTLVGLTFKGEKQYTNANVLAAMTRQNNLNFKPGERYEYLNGGYVLLAEIVARVSGMSFPEFTEQTIFRPLGMNHSRFYGNFKETIPGLVKGYGVNYKKGKVRYRQSEFQGNTVGSSGLVTTLADLIKWNENFYQNKLGKGSPTLITKILTPGTLNNGQVSRYAYGLEVAPYKEYLATSHSGSDPGYKAEMVRFPEQKVTVIGLANTDDMYSLTPNLLHVGESVIQNKVIPEIAGFNGLPNKDLSKLTGIYLNSANNQELAIITHENEKLFSATSFNGYKAPLTALAPQVYQNQGLKEYELRFISSEDGQVNTLQQTPIREDGFLLQKVAPQELTIAQLKTYAGKYYSSELKKTYHLVVRKEKLGLLLYKVVFIPFQPIEGNRFLADLIGNNTLVFSSNTAGIPTGFTFNRTAITNLQFIRKK, from the coding sequence ATGAAACCCTTACTTTTACAGCTAGCCTGGAGCCTGATTTTCCTCTTAAGCTTAGGTATTTTTAACTCTACTCAGGCGCAGACCATATCTCCACCTCTGCAGGCACACATAGATTCTTTATTTTTAACCTGGAATTCGACTAAAACTCCCGGCACAGTTATAGCAGTTATCCGCGACGGACAGGTGCTGTACCAGCGGGCCTATGGCATGGCTAATATCAAAAAAAAAGAACCACTTACCACAAATCATTCTTTTTGGATTGCCTCTATGGCCAAGCAATTTACGGCTATGAGCATTGCTTTATTAGAAGAACAAGGTAAGTTATGCGCTTCGGATGATATCCGAAAATACTTACCGGAACTACCCGATTTAGGCGAAACCGTACGGATTGAACATTTAATTCACCATACCAGCGGTCTGCGGGATGGGTTTACTTTGGTTGGGCTTACCTTTAAAGGCGAAAAACAGTACACCAACGCCAATGTGCTGGCAGCCATGACCCGGCAAAATAATTTAAACTTTAAGCCCGGTGAGCGTTACGAATACCTGAATGGCGGTTATGTTTTACTGGCCGAAATAGTAGCCCGGGTGAGTGGCATGAGTTTTCCTGAATTTACGGAGCAGACTATCTTCCGGCCATTAGGAATGAACCATAGTAGATTTTACGGTAATTTTAAAGAGACTATTCCGGGTTTAGTTAAAGGGTACGGCGTTAATTACAAAAAAGGTAAGGTAAGATACCGCCAAAGTGAGTTCCAGGGCAATACGGTAGGTTCCAGTGGATTAGTTACTACTCTGGCGGATTTAATTAAATGGAATGAAAATTTTTATCAGAACAAATTAGGTAAAGGCAGCCCCACTTTAATTACTAAAATTTTAACCCCTGGTACCCTCAATAATGGCCAGGTAAGCAGATATGCTTATGGTTTAGAAGTAGCTCCTTACAAAGAATATTTAGCTACCAGCCACAGCGGCAGCGACCCGGGTTATAAGGCCGAAATGGTCCGGTTTCCGGAGCAAAAAGTAACTGTAATTGGACTGGCCAATACCGATGATATGTATAGCCTTACTCCTAATTTATTACATGTGGGGGAAAGCGTTATTCAAAATAAAGTAATTCCTGAAATAGCTGGTTTCAATGGTTTGCCTAATAAGGATTTAAGTAAATTAACCGGCATTTATTTAAACTCAGCCAATAACCAGGAATTAGCCATCATTACTCATGAAAATGAAAAATTATTTTCGGCTACTTCCTTTAATGGGTATAAAGCTCCTTTAACCGCATTAGCTCCCCAGGTTTACCAAAACCAAGGGTTAAAAGAATACGAGCTCCGTTTTATTAGCTCCGAAGACGGACAAGTAAATACCTTGCAGCAAACACCTATCCGGGAAGATGGTTTTTTGCTGCAAAAAGTAGCCCCACAAGAACTAACTATTGCTCAATTAAAAACCTACGCCGGTAAATATTACAGCTCCGAACTTAAAAAAACCTACCATTTAGTAGTAAGGAAAGAAAAGTTGGGTTTGCTTCTCTATAAAGTAGTGTTTATTCCTTTTCAGCCAATAGAAGGGAATCGTTTTCTCGCGGACTTAATCGGTAACAATACCTTGGTTTTTAGTTCGAACACTGCCGGAATACCAACTGGTTTTACGTTTAACCGCACCGCTATTACCAATCTTCAGTTTATCCGAAAAAAGTAA
- a CDS encoding S41 family peptidase — protein sequence MKTLSLSLLIFLTFFTLTSCEKVFLGPQAPNNPEENFEKLWQEFDRLYGSFEVKKIDWKAAYNQYRPQVKTSTTEAALYSIMVSMLTPLNDNHIFLRPLRSSGLPPYSGGILGRKTFEDFDKSVAEKYLIQRKTYGDAIVYGKLSATIGYINLLHFENNYLFYVKAIDKILDELRDSKGIVIEMRENGGGEDRVSQHIANRFASEKHLAFTSRLRNGPQHSDFGPTLKFYTQPEGNYQFTKPVVVLTRRATFSSGETFVLTMKQNQNVTIVGDSTGGAIPDAMRRELPNGWVFRVPIADVHGPNGESYEGIGIAPDILIKNKKSELTAGKDAALEKAIDLID from the coding sequence ATGAAAACCTTATCTCTTTCTCTTTTAATTTTTTTAACATTTTTTACCTTAACCTCCTGCGAAAAAGTATTCCTTGGGCCGCAAGCCCCCAATAATCCGGAAGAAAACTTTGAAAAACTGTGGCAGGAATTTGATCGCTTGTACGGTTCTTTTGAAGTAAAAAAAATTGACTGGAAGGCTGCTTATAACCAATACCGACCTCAGGTAAAAACATCAACCACCGAAGCGGCATTATATTCTATAATGGTAAGTATGCTTACTCCCTTAAACGACAATCACATTTTTCTCCGGCCTTTGCGTAGTTCCGGATTACCTCCTTACAGCGGCGGTATTTTAGGAAGAAAAACCTTCGAAGATTTTGATAAATCTGTAGCAGAAAAGTATTTAATTCAAAGAAAAACCTACGGCGATGCTATTGTCTACGGCAAACTTTCGGCCACTATTGGTTACATTAATTTATTGCATTTTGAAAATAATTATCTCTTTTACGTGAAGGCTATTGATAAAATACTGGATGAATTGCGGGATAGCAAAGGAATAGTTATTGAAATGCGGGAAAATGGCGGCGGAGAAGACCGGGTGAGTCAGCATATCGCAAACAGGTTTGCTTCCGAAAAGCATTTAGCTTTTACTTCGCGGTTGCGCAATGGTCCCCAACATTCGGATTTTGGCCCTACCCTAAAATTTTACACCCAACCCGAAGGTAATTACCAGTTTACAAAACCAGTAGTGGTGCTCACCCGGCGAGCTACCTTTAGCTCCGGAGAAACATTTGTACTCACCATGAAACAAAACCAGAACGTAACCATTGTGGGTGATTCTACGGGTGGTGCTATCCCGGATGCTATGCGCCGCGAGTTACCTAATGGATGGGTTTTCCGGGTGCCCATAGCGGATGTGCACGGTCCGAATGGTGAATCTTACGAAGGAATTGGGATTGCTCCAGATATTTTGATTAAAAATAAAAAGTCGGAACTAACCGCTGGCAAAGATGCTGCTTTAGAAAAAGCAATTGATTTAATTGATTAA
- a CDS encoding NADPH-dependent F420 reductase, which translates to MNIAIFGTGRMGKGIVKTFYQYSPHTILFSGREKERAQNVLHELQIDLLAVSMEEALQADVIIPTLWFKDLLPWAEKYKELLKGKIVIDIVNPFNDNFDDFTTPYNTSAAEELQKVIPDSTVVGAFKNTYWVVFDNPVLQGLKSDIYVTADDENARQQIKDLLKPLPFRVLDAGLLKNNRTIERMTLLAAELARKAGSHPRISFNLWGLEHEGI; encoded by the coding sequence ATGAACATTGCTATTTTTGGAACGGGGCGGATGGGTAAAGGAATAGTGAAAACTTTTTACCAGTATTCTCCTCACACCATTTTATTTAGCGGTCGGGAAAAAGAACGGGCGCAAAATGTACTGCACGAATTACAAATTGATTTATTAGCTGTTAGCATGGAAGAAGCGCTTCAGGCTGATGTAATTATTCCGACGTTGTGGTTTAAAGATTTACTGCCTTGGGCCGAAAAGTATAAGGAATTATTAAAAGGAAAAATTGTGATAGATATTGTTAATCCGTTTAACGACAATTTTGACGATTTTACCACACCTTATAATACTTCTGCCGCCGAAGAATTACAAAAAGTAATACCGGATAGTACCGTAGTAGGTGCTTTTAAAAATACGTATTGGGTAGTTTTTGATAACCCGGTTTTGCAAGGCTTAAAAAGCGATATTTATGTTACTGCTGATGACGAAAATGCCCGCCAACAAATAAAGGATTTATTAAAACCTTTGCCTTTCCGGGTGTTAGATGCAGGTTTGTTAAAGAATAATCGAACTATTGAACGGATGACTCTGCTTGCCGCTGAGCTTGCCCGGAAAGCTGGTAGCCATCCCAGAATAAGCTTTAACCTTTGGGGCTTAGAACACGAAGGTATTTAA
- a CDS encoding PQQ-dependent sugar dehydrogenase: MRTHYLLLWLSIFLVACSTRTNTSSTTASQVHPRMLIYGDISDIGESLEKTNTKANWQITKALNSSYLVDDSLKNFQRLVLSSFSLSQLNHRQITSLRRFMEAGGGILALTDSSNNAQTQAWGTDLQNFILDKKVKPESGKLLLLSQADHSPEKVGTVFEITDLESNLPDYSKATTLPVPDSSRYTYQVLSQGMNEPMQMALLPGNNVLFVERKGAVKLFDANSKQTKTIANIEVFSGIEDGLLGVAADPGYARNNWIYLYYAVPGEKAVNRLARMELRQDNLDRSTEKFLLEIPTQRKYCCHSAGYLHFGPDGLLYLATGDNTNAEETEGYIPIDERPGRQLADDQATAANSNDLRGKILRIKPEPDGSYSIPEGNLFPVGTPKTRPEIYTMGHRNPYRFSVDPKNNFVYWGDIGPDTKVPASEGTLSYDEINQARKPGFYGWPYFLGNNEVFPYYDYATKAFRSTVFNPQKPINNSPNNTGIRELPPAQPAMIWYGDGASKHFPLVGKGGESALAGPVYYSDLFPNAPYKLPSYYDGKLIIYDWVRRWFMAVSFDENKNYLRMEPFLDHITFAAPTDMQIAPDGAIYILEYGTNWFAKNNDARLIRVEYAEGNRKPIANIKADNLYGAVPFQVKLSAADSKDYDKNDSLQFTWEVAGKHFTGEQITYTFTQPGIHDVTLTVSDNHRESSTSMVQIKAGNAPPEVNITTTANRSFYWDNTSLDYQVKVKDTEDKVIDPKRVSLTWNYMPQGKDVAVALTRSPTSVNVQFAKGQYLVSTLDCKACHSQNQTSVGPAYVAVAARYSGKVGVEQKLAHKIITGGSGNWGQRTMSAHPDLPEADATEIVRYILSLKESTSSLPLNGNLALKSHLGQGKEGSYLLTALYTDKGANAMEPLSDRDYILLRNPLVQVEDYDEGNVKLGTVTTEFLTYATTINHQSFVKFKNIDLTHLKSLTYRVQTSGPGGNIEVHLDQPNGTLVSSIIIPAAKNTDAKSKWQEVITPFNQKTKGIHDLYFVFTGTNPNQQNLFNLDWIYFSNK, encoded by the coding sequence ATGCGCACTCATTATTTGCTACTATGGCTATCCATCTTTCTCGTTGCTTGTTCCACCAGAACTAACACCAGTAGCACAACTGCTTCGCAGGTTCACCCCCGAATGTTGATATACGGAGATATTTCTGATATAGGAGAATCATTAGAAAAAACAAATACTAAAGCCAATTGGCAAATTACAAAGGCTTTGAATAGTAGTTATTTAGTTGATGATTCTTTAAAAAATTTCCAGCGTCTTGTACTTTCGTCCTTCTCGCTTTCTCAACTAAACCATCGGCAGATTACTTCTTTGAGACGGTTTATGGAGGCCGGGGGAGGAATACTAGCTTTAACTGATTCAAGTAATAATGCCCAAACACAAGCTTGGGGAACTGATTTACAAAATTTTATACTTGATAAAAAAGTAAAACCGGAAAGCGGCAAGCTTCTTCTTTTATCCCAAGCTGATCATTCACCGGAAAAAGTTGGAACCGTATTCGAAATAACTGACCTTGAAAGCAACCTGCCGGATTATAGTAAGGCAACTACTTTGCCGGTGCCGGATTCCAGCCGCTATACCTATCAGGTTTTAAGCCAGGGTATGAACGAACCTATGCAAATGGCTCTGCTACCCGGAAATAACGTATTATTTGTAGAACGTAAAGGAGCCGTAAAGCTGTTTGATGCCAACTCAAAACAAACCAAAACCATCGCGAATATAGAAGTATTTAGCGGCATCGAAGATGGATTACTGGGAGTAGCGGCCGATCCGGGCTACGCCCGAAACAACTGGATATACCTTTACTACGCCGTACCCGGCGAAAAAGCCGTAAACCGCCTGGCCCGAATGGAATTGCGGCAAGATAATCTGGACCGAAGTACGGAAAAATTTTTACTCGAAATTCCCACTCAAAGAAAATATTGCTGCCACTCGGCGGGTTACCTGCATTTTGGCCCGGATGGCCTGCTGTATTTGGCTACTGGCGATAATACCAACGCCGAAGAAACCGAAGGCTATATACCCATTGACGAACGTCCGGGCCGGCAATTGGCGGATGACCAGGCAACGGCCGCTAACTCCAACGACTTACGCGGAAAAATTTTGCGCATTAAACCCGAGCCGGATGGTTCTTATTCCATTCCGGAAGGCAATTTATTTCCGGTAGGAACCCCTAAAACCCGGCCCGAAATTTACACCATGGGCCACCGCAATCCGTATCGTTTCTCGGTTGACCCCAAAAATAATTTTGTATACTGGGGCGATATTGGACCGGATACCAAAGTACCCGCCTCAGAAGGAACTTTAAGTTACGATGAAATTAACCAGGCCCGTAAACCCGGATTTTATGGCTGGCCTTACTTTTTAGGAAATAACGAAGTATTTCCTTACTATGATTACGCCACAAAAGCTTTTCGGTCTACTGTATTTAATCCGCAAAAGCCGATAAACAATTCTCCCAATAACACCGGCATCCGGGAATTACCCCCGGCCCAACCGGCCATGATTTGGTACGGCGACGGAGCTTCTAAGCATTTTCCTTTGGTAGGTAAAGGCGGCGAATCGGCTTTGGCAGGGCCGGTTTATTACTCCGATTTATTTCCAAATGCCCCATACAAATTGCCCTCATATTACGATGGAAAGCTTATAATTTACGATTGGGTAAGGCGTTGGTTTATGGCTGTATCTTTCGATGAAAATAAAAATTACCTGCGCATGGAGCCTTTTCTGGATCATATAACCTTTGCGGCTCCCACAGATATGCAAATTGCTCCGGATGGGGCTATCTATATATTAGAATACGGTACTAACTGGTTTGCCAAAAATAACGATGCCCGCTTAATACGGGTAGAATACGCCGAAGGAAACCGCAAACCAATAGCTAATATTAAAGCAGATAATTTATACGGGGCAGTGCCTTTTCAAGTGAAGCTATCGGCCGCTGATTCCAAAGATTATGATAAAAACGACAGCCTTCAATTTACCTGGGAAGTAGCAGGTAAGCATTTTACCGGAGAGCAAATAACTTATACATTTACCCAACCCGGAATTCACGACGTAACTTTAACAGTAAGCGATAACCACCGCGAAAGCAGTACTTCAATGGTGCAAATAAAAGCTGGCAATGCGCCGCCCGAGGTAAATATTACAACCACTGCTAACCGGAGTTTCTACTGGGACAATACCTCGCTTGATTACCAGGTAAAAGTAAAAGACACCGAAGACAAAGTAATCGACCCGAAACGGGTAAGCCTTACCTGGAATTATATGCCGCAAGGTAAAGACGTAGCAGTAGCGCTCACCCGTTCGCCAACTTCGGTGAACGTACAATTTGCGAAAGGTCAGTATTTAGTATCTACTTTAGATTGTAAAGCCTGCCATTCCCAAAATCAAACTTCCGTTGGTCCTGCTTACGTAGCCGTGGCAGCGCGTTATTCGGGGAAAGTTGGCGTTGAACAAAAATTAGCCCATAAAATAATTACGGGCGGCAGTGGTAATTGGGGACAACGTACTATGTCGGCCCACCCGGATTTACCCGAAGCAGATGCTACGGAAATAGTACGATATATTTTGTCTTTAAAAGAATCAACTTCCTCTTTGCCACTTAATGGAAATTTAGCTTTAAAAAGTCACCTGGGGCAAGGCAAAGAAGGCTCTTACCTGTTAACAGCCCTGTATACCGATAAAGGAGCCAATGCCATGGAACCTTTAAGTGATCGGGATTATATTTTATTGCGTAACCCTTTGGTACAGGTAGAAGATTACGACGAAGGCAACGTAAAACTAGGTACCGTTACCACTGAATTTTTAACGTACGCCACTACTATTAACCACCAAAGTTTCGTAAAATTTAAAAATATAGACCTTACTCATTTAAAAAGCCTTACTTACCGGGTGCAAACCAGCGGCCCTGGCGGAAACATAGAAGTACATCTCGATCAGCCTAATGGTACCTTGGTAAGTAGCATTATTATTCCGGCAGCTAAAAATACGGATGCTAAAAGCAAGTGGCAGGAGGTAATAACACCCTTCAACCAGAAAACAAAAGGCATCCACGATTTATATTTTGTCTTTACCGGCACCAATCCAAATCAACAAAATTTATTTAACCTCGATTGGATTTACTTTTCGAATAAGTAA